One Janthinobacterium sp. TB1-E2 genomic region harbors:
- a CDS encoding DUF1501 domain-containing protein, with protein sequence MNRRDLLKALAAAPLLSHAGSLLAAPATNAKLLFVFLRGGYDANNLLVPIGSDFYYASRPNIAIAKPGEENGALALTTDWALHPALRETIYPMFMGGEAAFIPFAGTTDLTRSHFETQDSIELGQEIGGRRDFRSGFLNRLAQSLNAKQGNHAISFTDQLPLIFQGGVQVPNMGLRSVGKSGIDARQSQVIAAMYKGTPLQQPVSAGFAVRDDVTKELTGEMQAANRNAISTKGFELEAQRIARLMKDKYNLGFVDVGGWDTHVGQGGANGYLAGRFDELGRGLAAFSQEMGSEWRNTVVVVVSEFGRTFRENGNRGTDHGHGSVFWVLGGGIKGKQVAGEQVAISQATLFQNRDMPVLNEYRAVLGGLLRRTFGLTPAQLDHVFAGVKPAELGLV encoded by the coding sequence ATGAACCGTCGTGACTTGTTGAAAGCCCTGGCCGCCGCGCCGTTGTTGTCGCATGCGGGCAGCTTGCTGGCCGCGCCCGCCACGAATGCGAAGCTATTGTTCGTCTTTTTGCGCGGCGGCTATGACGCAAACAATCTGCTGGTGCCCATCGGCAGCGATTTTTACTATGCCTCGCGGCCGAATATCGCCATCGCGAAACCGGGCGAGGAAAACGGCGCGCTGGCCTTGACGACCGACTGGGCCCTGCATCCGGCCTTGCGCGAAACCATCTATCCCATGTTTATGGGTGGCGAGGCGGCCTTCATTCCGTTTGCGGGCACGACGGATCTGACGCGCAGCCACTTCGAGACGCAGGACAGCATCGAACTGGGGCAAGAGATCGGCGGGCGCCGCGATTTCCGCTCAGGCTTTTTGAACCGGCTGGCGCAAAGCTTGAATGCCAAGCAAGGCAACCACGCCATTTCCTTCACGGACCAGTTGCCGCTGATCTTCCAGGGCGGCGTGCAAGTGCCGAACATGGGATTGCGCTCGGTGGGCAAGTCGGGCATTGATGCGCGTCAAAGCCAAGTCATCGCGGCCATGTACAAGGGCACGCCCCTGCAGCAACCGGTCAGTGCGGGATTTGCCGTGCGCGACGATGTGACGAAGGAATTGACGGGCGAGATGCAGGCGGCCAACCGCAACGCCATCAGTACCAAGGGCTTTGAACTGGAAGCGCAGCGGATCGCCCGCTTGATGAAGGATAAATACAACCTGGGCTTCGTCGACGTGGGCGGCTGGGATACGCACGTGGGGCAGGGCGGCGCGAACGGCTATCTGGCGGGGCGATTCGATGAGCTGGGGCGTGGCCTGGCCGCGTTCTCGCAGGAAATGGGCAGCGAGTGGCGCAATACCGTGGTCGTCGTGGTCAGCGAATTTGGCCGTACCTTCCGCGAAAACGGCAACCGCGGCACGGACCATGGCCACGGCAGCGTGTTCTGGGTGTTGGGCGGCGGCATCAAAGGCAAGCAGGTGGCGGGCGAACAGGTGGCGATTTCGCAGGCGACGCTGTTCCAGAACCGCGACATGCCCGTGCTGAATGAGTACCGGGCCGTGCTGGGAGGCTTGCTGCGCCGCACCTTCGGCTTGACCCCCGCGCAGCTCGACCACGTGTTTGCCGGCGTCAAGCCTGCGGAACTGGGCCTCGTCTAA
- a CDS encoding AI-2E family transporter produces the protein MNDTQRDIVSAGFSLALIAVTAFVMQRFFLPLVWAGILCVATWPLYLRVRAALGQRPIVAAAVLTLAFACIFIVPVLFGVAQAAREVPVLANFVVHANTDGLPVPDWVAHIPLAGSAIGDWWQATLSQPHGLGHFFAGSAVGGFHSARDMLKVLGADVFHRLVDFGLAFLCLFFFYKDGEALTRQITAVGSHFLRPERWGRYAQKIPTAIRATVNGLVLVGLAEGVLIGIAYAIAGLPSPALWAFATGILAIIPFGAPLAYLCAAALLVFQGSVGAAIGVAAWGTVVLFVADHFVRPGMIGNATRLPFLAVLFGILGGVETLGLVGLFIGPVVMVLFVTLWYEANVFDTTLPVQTPASPAAPERTQ, from the coding sequence ATGAACGATACTCAGCGCGATATTGTCAGCGCAGGTTTTTCCCTGGCCTTGATCGCCGTGACGGCGTTCGTCATGCAGCGTTTCTTTTTGCCGCTCGTGTGGGCCGGCATCCTGTGCGTGGCCACCTGGCCCCTGTATTTGCGCGTGCGCGCGGCCCTGGGCCAGCGCCCCATCGTGGCGGCGGCCGTGCTGACCCTGGCGTTCGCCTGCATCTTCATCGTTCCCGTGCTGTTCGGCGTGGCGCAGGCGGCGCGCGAAGTGCCCGTGCTGGCCAATTTCGTCGTGCATGCGAATACGGACGGCTTGCCCGTGCCGGACTGGGTGGCGCACATTCCGCTGGCCGGCAGCGCCATCGGCGACTGGTGGCAAGCCACCCTGAGCCAGCCCCACGGCCTCGGCCACTTCTTTGCGGGCAGCGCCGTGGGCGGCTTTCATTCCGCGCGCGACATGCTCAAGGTGCTGGGCGCGGACGTGTTCCACCGCCTGGTCGATTTTGGCCTGGCGTTTTTATGCCTGTTTTTCTTCTACAAGGATGGCGAAGCGCTGACGCGCCAGATCACGGCCGTCGGCAGCCATTTCCTGCGCCCCGAACGGTGGGGCCGCTATGCGCAAAAAATTCCCACCGCCATCCGCGCGACCGTCAACGGCCTGGTGCTGGTGGGCCTGGCCGAAGGCGTGCTGATCGGCATCGCCTACGCCATCGCCGGCTTGCCGTCGCCGGCCCTGTGGGCCTTTGCCACGGGCATCCTGGCCATCATCCCGTTCGGCGCGCCGCTCGCTTATCTGTGTGCGGCTGCCTTGCTGGTCTTCCAGGGCAGTGTGGGCGCCGCCATCGGCGTGGCCGCGTGGGGCACCGTGGTGCTATTCGTGGCCGACCATTTCGTGCGCCCCGGCATGATCGGCAACGCCACCCGCTTGCCTTTCCTGGCCGTACTGTTCGGCATTCTGGGCGGCGTGGAAACCCTGGGCCTCGTGGGCCTGTTCATCGGCCCCGTCGTGATGGTGCTGTTCGTCACGCTTTGGTACGAAGCGAACGTGTTTGACACGACGCTGCCAGTGCAAACACCTGCCAGCCCGGCCGCACCGGAACGCACACAGTAA
- a CDS encoding phosphatase PAP2 family protein: MSLQEKNDMSMTTGWTTKLRRFVEARLSPEGELGLHMTVGVALMLVAIVVFHEIAEAVMGMEQITVIDLQVAQWFNQHAVPWITTCLLVVTHMHGVIGAIILATLLGWYLHRKGADYWLFTLVITMPGVMFLNLLLKYIFVRARPSFDEPILQTALSTYSFPSGHTATSTALYGLLAAYLICQTAPGAWGKRIAIALGAFLMAALVGFSRIYLGAHYLSDVLAAMAESYGWLAICIAGVSTLRRRRHIRQTK, encoded by the coding sequence ATGAGTTTGCAAGAGAAAAATGACATGAGCATGACCACGGGCTGGACCACGAAACTGCGCCGCTTCGTCGAGGCGCGCCTGTCGCCCGAGGGCGAGCTGGGCCTGCATATGACGGTGGGCGTGGCCCTGATGCTGGTGGCCATCGTCGTCTTCCACGAGATTGCCGAAGCCGTGATGGGCATGGAGCAAATTACCGTGATCGACTTGCAGGTGGCGCAGTGGTTCAACCAGCATGCCGTGCCGTGGATCACCACTTGCCTTCTGGTCGTCACGCACATGCATGGCGTGATCGGCGCCATCATCCTGGCCACCTTGCTGGGCTGGTATCTGCACCGCAAGGGCGCCGATTACTGGCTGTTTACCCTCGTCATCACCATGCCGGGCGTCATGTTTTTGAACCTGCTGCTAAAGTACATTTTTGTCCGCGCGCGGCCCAGCTTTGACGAGCCCATCCTGCAGACGGCCCTGAGCACCTACAGCTTTCCGAGTGGCCATACTGCCACCTCGACAGCCCTGTACGGCTTGCTGGCCGCCTACCTGATTTGCCAGACGGCGCCGGGCGCCTGGGGCAAGCGTATCGCCATCGCTCTGGGCGCTTTCCTGATGGCGGCGCTGGTGGGCTTCAGCCGCATCTACCTGGGCGCGCATTACCTGAGCGATGTGCTGGCGGCCATGGCGGAAAGCTATGGCTGGCTGGCCATCTGCATCGCCGGCGTGTCGACCCTGCGCCGGCGCCGGCATATCCGGCAAACCAAATAA
- a CDS encoding LysR family transcriptional regulator: MLRLDDLQVFVRTADRGSLSAAAREIGISPALASAAVKRLEGELGLRLLARTTRSLSLTAEGTQYLEHAREALRLLRAGHDALLAGKDSFGGTLKIAMPSDLGRNLMLGWLDEFQSRHSKLHYQLSVSDRVADMVRQQVDVAIRYGQQDDSSMVAMPIAPANDRVLVASPVYLREHGPLLELEDLSQRNCLRFALEDGLHDRWTFYRLPQREQVTIDVSGNRSADDADLVRRWAVAGLGIAYKSRLDVSGDVAAGRLHVLLPEVAGEAAPLQLLCMHRAQVTPLVLQLRDFLRDKCAELHK, encoded by the coding sequence TTGCTGCGACTCGATGACTTGCAGGTGTTTGTCCGCACGGCCGACCGCGGCAGTTTGTCGGCGGCCGCGCGCGAGATCGGCATTTCGCCCGCGCTGGCCAGCGCCGCCGTCAAGCGCCTGGAAGGGGAGCTGGGCTTGCGCCTGCTGGCCCGCACGACCCGTTCGCTGAGCCTGACGGCGGAAGGCACGCAATACCTGGAACACGCGCGCGAAGCCTTGCGCCTGCTGCGCGCCGGCCACGATGCGCTGCTGGCCGGCAAGGACAGTTTCGGCGGAACCTTGAAAATTGCGATGCCCTCGGACCTGGGCCGCAATCTGATGCTGGGCTGGCTCGACGAATTCCAGTCGCGCCATTCGAAGCTGCATTACCAGCTCAGCGTCAGCGACCGGGTGGCCGACATGGTGCGCCAGCAAGTCGACGTGGCCATCCGCTATGGCCAGCAAGACGATTCGAGCATGGTCGCCATGCCCATCGCGCCCGCCAACGACCGGGTACTGGTGGCGTCGCCCGTCTACCTGCGCGAACATGGACCCCTGCTGGAGCTGGAAGACTTGTCGCAGCGCAATTGCCTGCGCTTCGCGCTGGAAGACGGCTTGCACGACCGCTGGACCTTTTACCGCCTGCCGCAGCGCGAGCAGGTGACGATAGATGTGAGCGGCAACCGCAGCGCCGACGATGCCGACCTGGTGCGCCGCTGGGCCGTGGCAGGCCTGGGCATCGCCTATAAATCGCGGCTCGATGTGTCCGGCGACGTGGCCGCCGGCCGCCTGCACGTGCTGCTGCCCGAGGTGGCGGGCGAGGCCGCGCCCTTGCAACTGCTTTGCATGCACCGGGCGCAAGTGACGCCGCTGGTGCTGCAGCTGCGCGACTTCCTGCGCGACAAGTGCGCGGAATTGCATAAATAA
- a CDS encoding diacylglycerol/lipid kinase family protein, translating to MSKIAVIINGGAGCGYAPDWAQQLEAKFAAVGLDADITLAQSGTEMIATAEQALRDGAPIVVAGGGDGTINAVASVVVGSGTPFGVLPLGTLNHFAKDLNIPLELDAAIANVAQGVPHQVDVGEVNGRIFLNNSSLGLYPDIVRDREKQQRRLGRGKWLAFSWALLAALRRYPFLSVQLTLNDAVHARRTPFVFIGNNEYMMEGLNIGERERLDGGQLSLYVAQRPGRLGLLKLALHALFGKLSQAKDFDVLTATDLEVATHHRRLRVATDGEVTIMNTPLQYRIRKAALAVLVPAPALSGE from the coding sequence CTGAGCAAAATTGCAGTCATCATCAACGGAGGCGCCGGCTGCGGCTATGCGCCCGACTGGGCGCAGCAGCTCGAAGCGAAATTCGCCGCCGTGGGCCTCGACGCCGACATCACCCTGGCGCAAAGCGGCACCGAGATGATCGCCACGGCCGAACAAGCCCTGCGCGATGGCGCGCCCATCGTCGTAGCCGGCGGCGGCGACGGCACCATCAACGCCGTCGCGTCCGTTGTCGTGGGCAGCGGCACGCCGTTCGGCGTCTTGCCGCTGGGTACCTTGAACCATTTCGCCAAGGATTTGAATATTCCGCTCGAGCTCGATGCGGCGATTGCCAACGTGGCGCAGGGCGTGCCGCACCAGGTCGACGTGGGCGAAGTCAATGGCCGTATCTTCCTGAACAATTCCAGCCTGGGCCTGTATCCCGATATCGTGCGCGACCGCGAAAAGCAGCAGCGGCGGCTGGGACGGGGCAAGTGGCTGGCCTTCAGCTGGGCCCTGCTGGCTGCCTTGCGCCGCTACCCATTCCTCAGCGTGCAACTGACACTCAACGACGCCGTGCATGCGCGGCGCACGCCATTCGTCTTCATCGGTAATAATGAATACATGATGGAAGGCTTGAATATCGGCGAGCGCGAACGGCTCGATGGCGGCCAGCTGAGCTTGTACGTGGCGCAGCGTCCTGGCCGCCTGGGCTTGTTGAAGCTGGCCTTGCACGCGCTGTTCGGCAAGTTGTCGCAGGCCAAGGATTTTGATGTGCTGACGGCCACCGACCTGGAGGTGGCCACGCACCACCGCCGCCTGCGCGTGGCGACCGATGGCGAAGTGACGATCATGAATACGCCGCTGCAGTACCGCATCCGCAAGGCCGCGCTGGCCGTGCTGGTGCCCGCACCGGCACTTTCTGGGGAGTAA
- a CDS encoding glycerate kinase: MTTTLPPPPPPRALLQAMFQAAIAAAQPSHCIPPHLPPAPKGRLIVIGAGKASAAMAQAVERHWPGPLSGLVVTRYGYAVPCERIEIVEASHPVPDAAGMDAARRMLELVGNLHADDTVLCLISGGGSSLLALPLDGISLEDKQALNRALLASGASIGEMNCVRRHLSAIKGGRLAAACHPAQVITLAISDVPGDKLGDIASGPTVGDATTCEDALAIVRRYGMDLPDSIRKTLESGRGESVKPDDPRLARTRTTLIATPQMALEAAAAVARAAGVTPYILGDSLEGEARDVGKVMAGIALQTALRGQPFPAPCVLLSGGETTVTVRGNGRGGRNVEFLLALGIALDGHEGIYALAGDTDGVDGQEDIAGAVLAPDTLQRAWAQGIKPRDSLDNNDGHGFFQALGDSVITGPTLTNVNDFRAILIT, translated from the coding sequence ATGACGACGACCCTGCCACCGCCACCGCCACCGCGCGCCTTGCTGCAAGCCATGTTTCAGGCCGCCATCGCCGCGGCCCAGCCATCGCACTGCATCCCGCCCCATCTGCCGCCCGCGCCCAAGGGCCGGCTGATCGTCATCGGTGCGGGCAAGGCGTCGGCCGCCATGGCGCAAGCCGTGGAACGGCATTGGCCGGGGCCGTTGTCGGGGCTCGTCGTCACGCGCTACGGCTATGCCGTGCCGTGCGAACGCATCGAGATCGTCGAAGCGTCGCACCCCGTGCCCGATGCGGCCGGCATGGACGCGGCACGCCGCATGCTCGAACTGGTCGGCAATTTGCACGCTGACGATACGGTGCTGTGTCTGATTTCGGGCGGCGGCTCGTCGCTGCTGGCCTTGCCACTTGACGGCATCAGCCTGGAAGACAAGCAGGCGCTGAACCGCGCGCTGCTGGCGTCGGGCGCCAGCATCGGCGAAATGAATTGCGTGCGCCGGCATTTGTCCGCCATCAAGGGCGGCAGACTGGCGGCCGCCTGCCATCCGGCGCAAGTCATCACTTTGGCCATTTCCGACGTGCCTGGCGACAAGCTGGGCGACATCGCTTCCGGCCCCACGGTGGGCGACGCGACCACGTGCGAGGACGCGCTGGCCATCGTGCGCCGCTATGGCATGGACTTGCCGGACAGCATACGAAAGACCCTGGAAAGCGGGCGCGGTGAATCCGTGAAACCCGATGACCCGCGCCTGGCGCGCACGCGCACGACCCTGATCGCCACGCCGCAGATGGCGCTGGAAGCGGCAGCAGCGGTGGCGCGCGCAGCCGGTGTCACGCCGTATATCCTGGGCGACAGCCTGGAAGGCGAGGCGCGCGACGTGGGCAAGGTAATGGCTGGCATCGCGCTGCAAACGGCCTTGCGTGGCCAGCCGTTTCCCGCTCCGTGCGTGCTGCTGTCGGGCGGCGAAACGACGGTCACCGTGCGCGGCAATGGCCGCGGCGGGCGCAATGTGGAATTCCTGCTGGCGCTGGGCATCGCGCTCGATGGACACGAGGGCATCTACGCGCTGGCCGGCGACACGGATGGCGTCGACGGCCAGGAAGACATCGCCGGCGCGGTCCTGGCGCCCGACACCCTGCAACGGGCCTGGGCGCAAGGCATCAAACCGCGCGACAGCCTGGACAACAACGATGGCCACGGCTTCTTCCAGGCGCTGGGCGATAGCGTGATCACGGGCCCGACATTGACGAATGTTAATGATTTTCGGGCCATTTTGATTACCTGA
- a CDS encoding DUF1800 domain-containing protein produces MTPNRLLPTTLISLLLLAGCAATGPAVQADHRAQTSSAQDIALLERVSWGVNAGSARQMQAQGWQRYLQAQLHPGKASLPSAVQAQIDAMTISQVPLDQLVMSVEQKRKESAAVMDDMAKQQAQKDYQQELNRLAREAATRSLLLDVYSPNQLQQQLSWFWLNHFSVHQGKHNLRAMVGDYEANAIAPHALGKFRDLLGATVHHPAMLRYLDNEANAAKRINENYARELMELHTLGVNGGYSQTDVQELARILTGVGVNLGPDTPKVKPALQSQYVRRGLFEFNPNRHDYGDKQFLGQTVKGRGLAELDEALDRLSRSPATAHFISGKLAQYFVGDNPPAPLVARMAATFQQSDGMIADVLQTMFNSPEFKQSLGKKFKDPMHYVVSAVRLSYDDKPILNAGPMLSWLSRMGQPLYGRQTPDGYPLTDASWASPGQMTTRFDIARTIGSGSAGLFKTDGPQPQEKVAFPQLASALYYQSLQPTLSPATRQALEQAASPQEWNTFLLSSPEMMHR; encoded by the coding sequence ATGACCCCCAACCGACTGTTGCCGACAACCTTGATTTCCCTGCTGTTGCTGGCCGGCTGTGCCGCCACCGGACCCGCCGTCCAGGCCGATCATCGTGCACAGACCAGTTCCGCGCAGGACATTGCCTTGCTGGAAAGGGTCAGCTGGGGCGTGAACGCCGGCAGCGCGCGCCAGATGCAGGCGCAAGGCTGGCAGCGTTATCTGCAGGCGCAATTGCACCCGGGTAAAGCCAGCCTGCCATCCGCCGTGCAGGCCCAGATCGACGCCATGACGATCAGCCAGGTGCCCCTCGATCAGCTCGTCATGTCCGTGGAGCAAAAGCGCAAGGAGTCGGCTGCCGTCATGGACGACATGGCCAAGCAGCAGGCGCAAAAAGATTACCAGCAGGAGCTCAACCGCCTGGCGCGCGAAGCGGCTACGCGTTCTCTATTGCTGGACGTGTATTCGCCTAATCAGCTGCAGCAGCAGCTGAGCTGGTTCTGGCTCAACCATTTCAGCGTGCACCAGGGCAAGCACAACTTGCGCGCCATGGTTGGCGATTACGAGGCGAACGCCATCGCGCCGCACGCGCTGGGAAAATTCCGCGACTTGCTGGGCGCGACCGTCCACCATCCGGCCATGCTGCGCTATCTGGACAATGAAGCCAATGCCGCCAAGCGCATCAATGAAAACTATGCGCGCGAGTTGATGGAACTGCATACGCTGGGCGTCAACGGCGGCTATAGCCAGACGGACGTGCAGGAACTGGCGCGCATCTTGACAGGCGTGGGCGTTAACCTGGGACCGGATACGCCAAAGGTGAAACCGGCGCTGCAGTCGCAATACGTGCGCCGGGGCTTGTTTGAATTCAACCCGAACCGCCACGATTACGGCGATAAACAATTCCTAGGACAAACGGTGAAGGGCAGGGGACTGGCCGAGCTCGATGAAGCGCTGGATCGTTTGAGCCGCAGTCCCGCCACCGCGCATTTCATCAGCGGCAAGCTGGCCCAGTATTTCGTCGGCGATAATCCGCCCGCGCCTCTGGTGGCGCGCATGGCGGCCACCTTCCAGCAGAGCGATGGCATGATCGCCGACGTGCTGCAAACCATGTTCAACAGTCCCGAATTCAAGCAGTCGCTGGGCAAGAAATTCAAGGACCCCATGCATTACGTGGTGTCGGCCGTGCGCCTCAGCTATGACGACAAGCCCATCCTGAATGCGGGCCCCATGCTGAGCTGGCTCTCGCGCATGGGCCAGCCTCTGTACGGCCGCCAGACGCCGGACGGTTATCCCTTGACGGATGCCTCCTGGGCCAGCCCCGGCCAGATGACGACGCGTTTCGATATCGCCCGCACTATCGGCTCGGGCAGCGCCGGCCTGTTCAAGACGGATGGCCCGCAGCCGCAGGAAAAGGTGGCGTTTCCCCAGCTGGCCAGCGCCCTGTATTACCAGTCGCTGCAGCCGACCTTGAGCCCGGCCACGCGGCAAGCCCTGGAGCAGGCCGCTTCGCCGCAGGAGTGGAATACCTTCCTGCTCTCGTCGCCCGAAATGATGCACCGCTGA
- a CDS encoding MFS transporter, translating to MTTHPGASLSAGASAQDRVREGAYRKVTLHLIPFIFICYLFNYLDRVNVGFAKLQMLDALQWSESVYGLGAGIFFIGYVASGVPSNLLLHRLGARKVIGTLMIAWGIASACLMFVTTPAAFYSLRFITGVFEAGFFPGIVLYFTNWYPASRRGRIMGLFMSAIPISGLLGSPLSGWMMQSFAGHGGLAGWQWMFLLQGIPTVLLGFLVYVLLNDGIAQAKWLNAEEKQLLRADLDEDERQRRNGANTADTFASVLRNKHVWMLGLVYFCIQMGVYAINFWLPTIVKSLGFASPVAVGWISAIPYLCASIFMIWVGRSADKHKERRWHLSGPLLMALCGLLLATQAHGNVVVALIGLSLATMGALSGLPMFWPLPTAFLGSAAAAGGLALINSLGQVAGFVSPFLVGWIKDATGGTDVALYILSAVMLLGAILVLRVPARIVNR from the coding sequence ATGACCACCCATCCAGGCGCCAGCCTGTCCGCCGGCGCGTCCGCGCAGGACCGCGTGCGCGAAGGCGCCTACCGCAAGGTCACCTTGCATCTGATCCCCTTCATCTTCATCTGCTATCTGTTCAATTACCTGGACCGCGTGAATGTCGGCTTTGCCAAGCTGCAAATGCTCGATGCGCTGCAATGGAGCGAAAGCGTGTACGGCCTGGGCGCGGGCATCTTCTTCATCGGCTACGTGGCCAGCGGCGTGCCCAGCAATCTGCTGCTGCACCGCCTGGGCGCGCGCAAGGTCATCGGCACCCTGATGATCGCCTGGGGCATCGCCTCGGCCTGCCTGATGTTCGTCACCACGCCGGCCGCGTTCTATTCGCTGCGCTTCATCACGGGCGTGTTCGAGGCGGGCTTCTTCCCCGGCATCGTGCTGTACTTTACGAACTGGTATCCCGCGTCGCGCCGGGGCCGCATCATGGGCCTGTTCATGTCGGCCATCCCCATTTCCGGCTTGCTGGGCAGCCCCTTGTCGGGCTGGATGATGCAATCGTTCGCGGGCCACGGCGGCCTGGCCGGCTGGCAATGGATGTTCCTGCTGCAGGGCATTCCCACCGTGCTGCTGGGCTTTCTCGTCTACGTGCTGCTGAACGATGGCATCGCCCAGGCGAAGTGGCTCAATGCCGAAGAAAAGCAGCTGCTGCGCGCCGACCTCGACGAGGACGAACGCCAGCGCCGCAACGGCGCGAATACGGCCGACACCTTCGCCAGCGTGCTGCGCAACAAGCATGTGTGGATGCTGGGCCTCGTGTATTTCTGCATCCAGATGGGCGTGTACGCGATCAACTTCTGGCTGCCCACCATCGTCAAGTCGCTGGGTTTCGCCAGCCCCGTGGCCGTGGGCTGGATCAGCGCCATTCCCTACCTGTGCGCCAGCATCTTCATGATCTGGGTGGGCCGTTCGGCCGACAAGCACAAGGAACGCCGCTGGCATTTGAGCGGCCCTTTGCTGATGGCGCTGTGCGGCTTGCTGCTGGCGACCCAGGCGCACGGCAACGTGGTCGTCGCCCTGATCGGCCTGTCGCTGGCGACCATGGGCGCGCTGTCCGGCCTACCCATGTTCTGGCCCTTGCCGACGGCGTTTCTCGGCAGCGCGGCGGCGGCCGGCGGCCTGGCGCTGATCAATTCGCTGGGCCAGGTGGCCGGTTTCGTCAGCCCCTTCCTCGTCGGCTGGATCAAGGATGCGACGGGCGGCACCGACGTGGCCCTGTATATTCTTTCCGCAGTCATGCTGCTGGGCGCCATACTGGTGCTGCGCGTTCCCGCGCGCATCGTTAATCGCTAA
- a CDS encoding zinc-binding alcohol dehydrogenase family protein, translated as MKAIAYRHSLPITDAGALLDIELPVPAATGRDLLVAVKAISVNPVDTKVRKNRAPKDGQPEVLGWDAAGVVTAIGPDVTLFQVGDKVWYAGAINRPGSNSEFQLVDERIVGHMPASLDFAPAAALPLTAITAWELLFDRLQISRDKNLTGKSLLVIGAAGGVGSVLVQLARQLTGVTIIGTASRAETADWVKKLGAHHVIDHSLPLAQEITRLGLPPVDYVISLNQTDKHFEHIVELIAPQGKFALIDDPEHIDVRKFKGKSVSLHWELMFTRSLFQTADMIKQHELLEELAQLVDAGIIKTTLAERFGTINAANLKRAHALLESNTAKGKIVLENFQ; from the coding sequence ATGAAAGCCATCGCCTACCGCCACAGCCTGCCCATCACGGATGCCGGCGCCCTGCTCGACATCGAGCTGCCCGTGCCCGCCGCCACGGGGCGCGACCTGCTCGTCGCCGTCAAGGCCATTTCCGTCAACCCCGTCGATACCAAGGTGCGCAAGAACCGCGCGCCGAAAGACGGCCAGCCGGAAGTGCTGGGCTGGGATGCGGCCGGCGTCGTCACGGCCATCGGCCCCGACGTCACCCTGTTCCAGGTCGGAGATAAAGTCTGGTACGCGGGCGCCATCAACCGTCCCGGCAGCAACAGCGAATTCCAGCTGGTCGACGAGCGCATCGTCGGCCACATGCCGGCCAGCCTGGACTTCGCGCCGGCCGCCGCCCTGCCCCTGACCGCCATTACGGCCTGGGAACTGCTATTCGACCGCCTGCAGATCAGCCGCGACAAGAATCTCACCGGCAAGTCGCTGCTGGTGATCGGCGCGGCCGGCGGCGTCGGTTCCGTGCTCGTGCAACTGGCGCGGCAACTGACGGGCGTGACCATCATCGGCACGGCCTCGCGCGCGGAAACGGCGGACTGGGTCAAGAAACTGGGCGCCCACCATGTGATCGACCACAGCCTGCCGCTGGCGCAGGAAATCACGCGCCTGGGTTTGCCGCCCGTCGATTACGTGATCAGCCTGAACCAGACCGACAAGCATTTCGAGCACATCGTGGAACTGATCGCGCCGCAAGGCAAGTTCGCCCTGATCGACGACCCCGAGCATATCGACGTGCGCAAGTTCAAGGGCAAGAGCGTGTCGCTGCACTGGGAACTGATGTTTACCCGTTCGCTGTTCCAGACGGCCGACATGATCAAGCAGCATGAATTGCTCGAGGAACTGGCGCAGCTGGTCGATGCTGGTATCATCAAAACCACCCTGGCCGAGCGCTTCGGCACGATCAATGCCGCGAATTTGAAGCGCGCGCATGCCCTGCTGGAAAGCAACACGGCAAAAGGCAAGATCGTGCTGGAAAATTTCCAGTAA